AGCCGCCCGCGTTGGCGCCGGCAACCGCGCGACCGTTCCCGCGCGGTTCTTCGCCTCGAGCCGCCTCGCTCACGTCTTTGCCGCGAGCGCCCTTCTCCTCGACATCGCGATCCGCCTTCGCAGCCGCAGCCCCTTTGCCGTTCTCGCTCGACGGGACGCCGCCACGGCCAGCCATGGCTGTCGCCGGCAGCAGCATCGCGAAAGCGAGCGAGAGAGCGAGCGCCGTCGTCAGTATCCGTCTCATCCGACACCTCCACACAGGTCAGTCCCTCATATGCCCCTGGTGGTGATATCGGCTGCCGTGTCCGGGTCCAGAAGCCCGAGATGACGGACGGCGTGCCCGTGACAGATGACACGCGTCGACGATGGGCGGGTTCTTAGCGGTGTGCCGCCGTGTGCTCCAACAGCCACGCCATGTTCCTGCCGAGCGTGTCCATCGTCCTCATGCCCTCTTCGTCTTCCTCCACGTCGCCCGGCAGTCCACCGATGCCAAGGTTCCAGTACGTGGATCCGGCGATGATCATCTGGCGGATGAGGAACATGTGCATGATCGAGTCGAACGCGTGGACGGCGCCGGCGCGTCGCTCCGCGACCACCGCGGCGGCGACCTTCCGTTCCAGCATGCCCGGATTGGCGCCCGCCACATAGCCCAATCGGTCTATGAGCGCTTTCGTCTCGGCAGATATGTCCGCGAAGTACACTGGCGAGCCCACGATCACGCCGTCCGCCTCGTCAACCTTGGCGATGCACTCGTTGATGGCGTCGTTGCGGCCATGACACCGCCGATCCTTGCGCTCTCGGCACTTGAGGCATGCGGTGCACCCCTGCGCCTTCTTCCCTGCCAGTTCGATCAGCTCGGTCTCCACGCCCTCGGCCTCGAGGGAAGCCAACACGCGTCGGAGCATCCGGGCCGTGTTGCCGTTCTTGCGCGGGCTACCCGCTATCGCTACCACCTTCATGAGTGTCCTCCTCAGATCAGATCCGCCAGGGCGATCGTACGGGCTCCCGCGCTTCGCATCTGCGCGAACGCCCGCTCGCTGTCACCATCCTGCATCTCCACTCCCCGGCAGCCATCGATGATGACCGTCACCGCGAAGCCGAGACCGCACGCGTCGAGGACCGTCGCCTTCACGCAGTAATCGGTGGCCAGACCCATGACCACGAGGTCCTCGGCTACCCGCTCCTCGAGGAATGCCGCCAATCCCGTGTCCGTTCGGTGGTCGTTGTCGAAGAAGGCGCTGTAGCTGTCCACCGCCGGGTCGGCGCCCTTGCGGATCACGTGGTCCACACCGCCTACGTCGAGCGCCGAGTGGAACGAGGCTCCCGGCATGCCCTGGACGCAATGGTCGGGCCAAAGGACCTGCTCGACGCCGAAGAGGTCCACCACGTCCCCGGGCGATGCACCGGGATGGTTCGAGGCGAAACTCCCGTGGCTCGACGGGTGCCAGTCCTGCGTGGCCACCACGAGAGAGAACCGCTCCATCAGCGCGTTGGCCACAGGTATGACCGCATCACCATCGGCCACCGGCAACGCGCCGAACGGCATGAAATCGTTCTGCAGGTCCACGAGCAACAGTGCGCGCACGGCCCTCACCCTCCTAGCGTCCGGCTGCCGAACCACGGGCCTTGAGGATGAGCGCCGTCTTGCGCTCATACAGGCCTATCTCCATCCCCACCTTGTAGACATGCGGATTGAGCAGACGCACGTGGCTCGGGTCGAGCCGCCCGATCTGCTCGCTCGCCCGCGCGCGCGACGACTCGATCTCCGGCGCGTCGTAGACGAGATCCCCCTCCTCGAAGACCGGCACCAGCAGATCGTCGTAGGAGTCGGAGCCACAGTACGAGGTCCGTCTCGTCGCATCGGCGGGATCCACCATCAGACACTCCGCGTCGGGCGGCGCCAGCTCGTCGTACACCATGTCGCCGATGAACCGGCCGTCCGCGTCGGTGAAGCGCCGCACGCCCAGCAATCCCGGCGTCGTCACCTTGGCAGCCTGCTCGGACACCTTGACACGCGGCTCCCACTCCCCGCCCGGCTCGCGGACCGCCGAGAGCTTGTACACCCCGCCGAGTGCGGGCTGGTCGTATGCGGTCACCAGCTTGGTCCCCACACCCCACACGTCGATCGCCGCGCCCTGCTCCTTGAGGCTCTCGATGGTGTGCTCGTCGAGCTCGTTAGAGGCGTAGATGCGGGTGGCCGCGAAGCCGCTGGCGTCGAGGATCTCCCGCGCCCGTATCGAGAGCCACGCAAGGTCGCCCGAGTCGATCCGGATGCCCGCGAGATCGTGGCCGAGCTCGCGGAGCCGCTCCCCCGCGCGCACGGCGTTCCGGACCCCTTCGAGCGTGTCGTACGTGTCGACGAGCAGGACGGCGTTGTTCGGCATCGCCTCGGCATAGGCCATGAACGCCTCGATCTCCGAGTCGAACAGCATCACGAGACTGTGCGCATGCGTGCCGCCCACCGGGACCCCGTACCGCTGCCCGGTAAGGACGTTCGACGTTCCGGCGCAACCGCCGATGTACGCCGCCCGTCCGGCCGACAGGCCTCCGTCGGGCCCCTGCGCGCGCCGGAGCCCGAACTCGAGCACCGGGTCTCCCTCGGCCGCCCTGCACACACGCGCGGCCTTGGTGGCGATGAGCGTCTGGAAATTGATGATGTTCAGCAGGGTCGTCTCAACGAGCTGACACGTGGTCACCGGGCCCGTGATGCGCAGCAACGGCTCGCCGGGGAACACCACCGTGCCTTCAGGCACAGCATGCACGTCGGCGTCGAACCGCATCGAGCCGAGCCATTCCAGGAAGCCGGACGAGAACAGCGGCCTGCCGTCGTTGCCCGTGAGCGTCGAGAGGTACGCGGTGTCCTCGGCGGCGAACCGCATGGTCTGCAGATACTCGATCGCCTGGGCGAGACCACACGCGACCGTATAGCCGCCGTCGAAGGGGTTGCCCCGGAAGTAGAGGTGGAAGCACGCCTCCGTGTCGGCCACGCCCGCTTCGCGGTATGCGTGCGCCATCGTGAGCTGGTAAAGGTCCGTGAGCATCGCCGGCGGACCGGTGCGGGCTCCGTGCATCGAGCGCTCCTCCCGTATCGTCCCCCTACGATACGGGAGGCGGCGTTCAGGCGTCCATGCCCATGAAATCGACGAGATAACGGTCGCCCTCCTTCACGATCTCGAAATCCTCCTGGTACTGGCTGTCGGTCCACTCCTCGGAATCCGACAGCCGCACGAAGACGAGATACGTCCCATCGTCGGTCTGCGCGGCCTCCGTCATCTGCGCGAACACTATCTCGGCGCCCTGCGCCCGCAGGTAGTCCTCGGGGTGCGCCTCGATGTCGGCCTTGAGCCGGTCGGTCCCCATCGCGGCGAGCGCTTCGAGGTCTCCCGCGTACTGAGCCCGCACGAACTCCATAGCGAGCGTCTGGACGGCGGTGTTCACCTCGGCAGGAAGGTCGCCGGGGGTCGTATCGACGATCGGCACCTCTTCCCCGCCGACGGTCTCGAGCCTCACGGTCAGGTCATCGACTTCTTCCTGGAGTGCGGCGTTCTCACCCTCCAGGCGCTCGATCTCCGAGGCGAGCGGCACCGGCAGCTGCCGGGCGAGCGCCGACACCGTGAGCGCGCTCACCGACACCGCCGCCAGAAGCGCCGCAGCCGCGGTGGCGACACGCCATCCCCAGCCGGCGCGACGCGCGACGGTGGCGGGCGCCGGCGCGACGAACCGCTCCACCGGCACGAACGACTCGGCGATACCCCGCATGCCGCCGATCAGCGTGCGCAGGCGTTCGTACTCGGCAGCGCATCCGTCGCACGTGGCGAGGTGGGCGGCGACGTCGAGGGACTCGCTCTCGTCAAGGTCTCCCGCGATGTACATCTCAAGGGCGTCCATGGCCTCGTGGCAGTTCATCAGCGCACCTCCTGAAGGGTCGGATGGTCCATCTCGGCACGCATCGCGCCGAGGGCCCGGTTGATGCGCGACTTCACCGTACCGGCGGGGCAGCCGAGGACGCGCGCTATGTCCTCCAGCTTGAGGTCGCGGAAGTACCTGAGGGCGAGGACCTCGCGGTGATCCGGGGTCAGCCGCTGGAGCGCATTCATGAGGTCCATCCCGTCTTCCGGCCCGTCCCAGCGGAAGGCGGCGGGCTCGGGAGGCTCGGCCACCGGCACCGTCCTCGTACGCGACCGCAGCATCGAGTTGCAGCGGTTCACGAGTATCCGGCTCAGCCAGGCGCCGAAGCGGTCCGGGTCACGCAGCGTTCGCAGCTTGGCATGGGCAGTCATCAGCGCGTCCTGCACGGCATCCGCCGCGTCCCATTGCGACCTCGTCATCGCGTACGCGGTCGCGTACAGTGTCCGCTCGTGACGTCGCACGAGCAGCGTGAACGCCTGCCCGTCTCCCTGCTGAGCACGGGCCACCAGGTCGTGGTCTTCCACGATCCCCTCCTCTCGGTCACCCTGTTAGATGACCGGGACGACCAGAAGGTTCCCTTGCATACGGCATCGGTGACGCCGGAGCCGACGATGACTTTGAACGTCACCCATCTGCACGGGTACCCTGTGAGGGACGACGCCAACCACCGGGAGGAACCATGGCCGGGATCTACGACCGCGTGGATCGAACCATAGGCGGCACGCCGCTCATCCGGCTGAGCCGCATCGCGGCCGGACTCCCGGCCAGCGTGGCGGTCAAGCTCGAGTCGCGCAACCCGGGGGGTTCGATCAAGGACCGGATCGCCCGGGCCATGATCGACGACGCCGAGGAGCGCGGGCTCATCGAGCCCGGCCGCTCGGTCATCATCGAGCCCACTTCGGGGAACACGGGCGTGGCGCTGGCCATGATCGGAGCCGCGCGCGGGTATCGTGTCGTGCTCACGATGCCGGAGTCGATGTCCCGCGAGCGGCGGGCGCTGCTCGCCGCGTATGGCGCCGAGCTCGTCCTCACGCCGGCGGCCGAGGGTATGGCGGGCGCGGTGGCCGAGGCGGAGGCGATCGCCGGGCGCACACCCGGTGCCCACCTCACACGGCAGTTCGAGAACCCCGCCGGTCCCGCCGCCCACTACGAGACCACGGGGCCCGAGATCGACGAAGCGCTCGGCGCGCAACAGCTCTTCGCGTTCGTGGCCGGCGTGGGCACCGGAGGGACCGTGACCGGCGCGGGGCGCTACCTCCGGGAGCGGCGGCCGGGGTGCAGGATAGTGGCCGTGGAGCCCGAGGAGTCGCCGATCATCACTCAGACCCTCGCCGGACGGCCGCTCCAGCCGGCTCCTCACGGCATCCAGGGTATCGGCGCCAACTTCGTTCCCTCGGTGCTCGATGCCTCTGTGCTCGACTCTGTGGAGACGATCACCACCGGCGACGCCATCTCCATGGCCCGCAGACTCGCGGCCGAGGAAGGTCTCTTGGTGGGCATCTCCACCGGAGCGAACGTCGCTGTCGCGCTGAGGCTCGCACGCATGGCGGAGGCTGATGGCATGACGGTCGTGACGGTTGCGCCATCCACCGGAGAGCGATACCTCTCCACTCCTCTGTGGGAGGGGTACGGAGCGTAAGCACGACGGCTCGCTCCTGGCATATCGGTTGCATATGCACCGCTCAGGATCGCGGACCTGCGTCAGCGAGGAACGATGGTGCATGCGGCACAGATCATACGGTTGCTCACGACGGTGTTCGTCGCCGTCGTGTTGGTGAGCGCCGCCACGCCCGTGTGCGCCATGCCTGACTGCGGCGACGTGGCCGCCGGGACGTGCTCGGACTTCATGCCGGCGTGCGACGACTGCCCCGAGTCGATCGTGATGAAGCATTCGCACGACGACGCGACCGCTCTTCAGGGCCACATGGTCGAGCCCGCTCTCGTCGTCGCGCACCTCGATCCCCTTGACGCCCCGGTGCAGGTCCACCGCTTCCTGACGCAACCGGAAGCCACGGCGTCGCCTCCCCCGCTCGACCCGCTCGGAATGCGTCTCTCGATCTGACAGCACCCCTCATCGATGCGAGCCGGCCGGACGCCGCTCGCGGGTATGCGTATGCGTATCTCTCGACATGAGGAGTGCTCTCTATGGAACTGTTCATCCCGTCTTTGATGCTGGGGCTTGTCACCAGCCTCCACTGCGTGTCCATGTGCGGACCGATGGTGGTGACCTACGCCCTCAAGGGCGCCGAGGACGGCACCGTCGTCCAGCGCCTGGTTCCCAACCTCGCCTACCAGGCGGCCAAGATCGCGAGCTACGTGCTCGTGGGCCTGCTGCTGGGCGCGGCCGGCTCGGCACTGGATCTCGATGCCGTGCGGCCGTACGTCATGCTCATCGCTGGCGCATACATGATCGTGCTCGCGCTTTCCATGACCGGCCGGGCACGCTGGGCCGCCCGCCTCACGCCGAGACCGCCCGCGTTCCTGCTGCGCGCGTTCACGGCCGTGCGCCGCAAGGCTGTGGATGACGCGGAGCACGGGCGCTCAACCATGGCCACGCCCGTCACCTTCGGACTGCTCACGGGCCTCATGCCGTGCGCTCCCCTCATGGCCGCGCAGCTCAACGCAGCGGCGAGCGGCAGCGCGGTGAGCGGTGCGGTCGCCATGTTCGCGTTCGGACTCGGCACGGCTCCGCTCATGCTCGGCTTCGGTACGGCATCGGGTCTCCTTCCCCGCCAGTGGAAGGAACGCATGATGACGGCGCTCGCGGTCGTTGTGATCGTCTTCGGGGTGACCTACCTGAACCGCGGCGCCATGCTGCTCGGCTCGCCCGTCACGCTGCAGTCCGCACGCAACGCCGTCTTCGGTCAGAGCGAGGGCGTGGACGCCGCCGGGTACGCGATCGCGCCCGACGGCGTGACCGAGGTATCGCTGGTGATCGAAGGCACGCGCTTCGTTCCGGAAACGCTCTCGATCCCGGCCGGCACTCCCGTGCGACTGATCGTGGACCGGCGCGAGTCGAGTCCTTGCTCGGACCAGCTCGCCGTGCCCGCGCTCGGCGTGCTGGCCGACCTTGCCGACAACGCGACCACGGTGGTGGAACTCCCGGCGACCGCGGACGGCCGGTACACCCTCACGTGCGGGATGGGCATGATGTCCGGCAGTCTGGTGGTCGGAGGCTCCGGCTCCGCGACCGCGCCGACGGCGAGCACGGCCACACCGGCTGAGACACCCTCCATTCCCGCGTGCGCATGCTGCGGTAACAGCGGTACCGACGAGACGATCGAGGGCGCCGCGAGCGTTGAGGGCGACGTCCAGCGCATGAGCGTGGACGTCACCAACGGGTATGACCCCAACGTGATCCGCCTGACAGCGGGTGTGCCTGCGGAGATCACCTTCTCGCAGGCAAGCGGTTGCATGGCCGAGGTGATGAGCGAGGACCTCGGCTTCTACGAGGACCTGACCGGCGGCCCCAAGACCATCCGCATCGAGGCCGACGCGCTGCAGCCCGGCGAGTACTCGTTCTCGTGCGGCATGCGGATGGTGTTCGGCACTATCATCGTCGAGTAACGATCGGACTCTGGAGATGACCATGACACACACCTACCGGGTCGCCATCGACGGCATGCACTGCCATGCCTGCGAGCGGCTCGTCACGATGAACCTGTCGGCGATACCCGGCGTGACGGTGCTGACCGCCGACGCGCAGGAGGGCTTCGCCGTGTTCTCCGCCGAGGGTGCGGTGGACGCCGCATCCGTGGAGTCGGCCATCGTCGCCGCGGGGTTCACGCCCCGCGGTGGCGCGGTCACGCTCGAAGAGATCGAGCGGGGGGCGCCCGAGGCGGCTGCCGACGCCGCATCCGCCGACCCGCCTCCGGCTGCGACCGCGACCGGTGAGGCCGAGGCCCCCGACGCCTGCGAGACCGGTGCCTGCCCCACGGTGCCGCCCGCACCCGACCCCGCGATCATGGCGGCAAGCGCGGCCGCAGCCACCGCAACCGCCTCGCTCGGCATCATCGGCATGACGTGCTCGTCGTGCCAGGCGGTGATCGAGCGGACGCTCCAGCGCATGCCCGGCGTGGGCAGCGCCGTGGTGAACCTTGCCGCCGAGACCGCCACCGTTGCGTACGACCCCCATACGCTCACGGTCGACGACCTTGTCGCGGCTGTACGCTCGGCGGGCTACGACGCCGTGCCGCGCGACGAGGACGCCGCTCCCGGCACCGCCGGCGATGCCCAGCGTGAGGCGCAGCAGGAGCACATCCGCGGGCAGAAGCGGCTGTTCGTCTTCTCACTCGCGTTCTCGATCCCGCTGCTGCTCCTGATGGTCCCGTCCATCATGGAATCGGTACCGCTCATCGTCTCCGAATGGCTCGCCAAGACCTTGGGTGGCACGTGGGACCCGATGATGGTCTTCAAGTACATCAGCTTCGCGCTGGCAACGCCGGTGCAGCTGATCGCCGGGGCGCAGTTCTACCGCGGCTTCTGGCATGCGCTCAAGCGTCGCACCGGCAACATGGACACGCTCGTGGCCATCGGCACCTCGGCGGCGTACTTCTACTCGCTTGCGGCCACCTTCGTCCCCTCGCTCATGGGCGAGCCGGTGTTCTTCGAGACGAGCGCCCTCTTGCTCACGTTCGTCATCCTCGGCAAGCTCCTCGAGGCGCGCGCCAAGGGCAGGACGTCCGACGCCATCAAGAAGCTGATGGGGCTGCAGGCCAAGACC
The sequence above is drawn from the Anaerosoma tenue genome and encodes:
- a CDS encoding flavodoxin family protein translates to MKVVAIAGSPRKNGNTARMLRRVLASLEAEGVETELIELAGKKAQGCTACLKCRERKDRRCHGRNDAINECIAKVDEADGVIVGSPVYFADISAETKALIDRLGYVAGANPGMLERKVAAAVVAERRAGAVHAFDSIMHMFLIRQMIIAGSTYWNLGIGGLPGDVEEDEEGMRTMDTLGRNMAWLLEHTAAHR
- the pncA gene encoding bifunctional nicotinamidase/pyrazinamidase; its protein translation is MRALLLVDLQNDFMPFGALPVADGDAVIPVANALMERFSLVVATQDWHPSSHGSFASNHPGASPGDVVDLFGVEQVLWPDHCVQGMPGASFHSALDVGGVDHVIRKGADPAVDSYSAFFDNDHRTDTGLAAFLEERVAEDLVVMGLATDYCVKATVLDACGLGFAVTVIIDGCRGVEMQDGDSERAFAQMRSAGARTIALADLI
- a CDS encoding nicotinate phosphoribosyltransferase, which codes for MHGARTGPPAMLTDLYQLTMAHAYREAGVADTEACFHLYFRGNPFDGGYTVACGLAQAIEYLQTMRFAAEDTAYLSTLTGNDGRPLFSSGFLEWLGSMRFDADVHAVPEGTVVFPGEPLLRITGPVTTCQLVETTLLNIINFQTLIATKAARVCRAAEGDPVLEFGLRRAQGPDGGLSAGRAAYIGGCAGTSNVLTGQRYGVPVGGTHAHSLVMLFDSEIEAFMAYAEAMPNNAVLLVDTYDTLEGVRNAVRAGERLRELGHDLAGIRIDSGDLAWLSIRAREILDASGFAATRIYASNELDEHTIESLKEQGAAIDVWGVGTKLVTAYDQPALGGVYKLSAVREPGGEWEPRVKVSEQAAKVTTPGLLGVRRFTDADGRFIGDMVYDELAPPDAECLMVDPADATRRTSYCGSDSYDDLLVPVFEEGDLVYDAPEIESSRARASEQIGRLDPSHVRLLNPHVYKVGMEIGLYERKTALILKARGSAAGR
- a CDS encoding anti-sigma factor family protein, whose amino-acid sequence is MNCHEAMDALEMYIAGDLDESESLDVAAHLATCDGCAAEYERLRTLIGGMRGIAESFVPVERFVAPAPATVARRAGWGWRVATAAAALLAAVSVSALTVSALARQLPVPLASEIERLEGENAALQEEVDDLTVRLETVGGEEVPIVDTTPGDLPAEVNTAVQTLAMEFVRAQYAGDLEALAAMGTDRLKADIEAHPEDYLRAQGAEIVFAQMTEAAQTDDGTYLVFVRLSDSEEWTDSQYQEDFEIVKEGDRYLVDFMGMDA
- a CDS encoding RNA polymerase sigma factor, which codes for MEDHDLVARAQQGDGQAFTLLVRRHERTLYATAYAMTRSQWDAADAVQDALMTAHAKLRTLRDPDRFGAWLSRILVNRCNSMLRSRTRTVPVAEPPEPAAFRWDGPEDGMDLMNALQRLTPDHREVLALRYFRDLKLEDIARVLGCPAGTVKSRINRALGAMRAEMDHPTLQEVR
- the cysK gene encoding cysteine synthase A gives rise to the protein MAGIYDRVDRTIGGTPLIRLSRIAAGLPASVAVKLESRNPGGSIKDRIARAMIDDAEERGLIEPGRSVIIEPTSGNTGVALAMIGAARGYRVVLTMPESMSRERRALLAAYGAELVLTPAAEGMAGAVAEAEAIAGRTPGAHLTRQFENPAGPAAHYETTGPEIDEALGAQQLFAFVAGVGTGGTVTGAGRYLRERRPGCRIVAVEPEESPIITQTLAGRPLQPAPHGIQGIGANFVPSVLDASVLDSVETITTGDAISMARRLAAEEGLLVGISTGANVAVALRLARMAEADGMTVVTVAPSTGERYLSTPLWEGYGA
- a CDS encoding urease accessory protein UreH domain-containing protein; this translates as MELFIPSLMLGLVTSLHCVSMCGPMVVTYALKGAEDGTVVQRLVPNLAYQAAKIASYVLVGLLLGAAGSALDLDAVRPYVMLIAGAYMIVLALSMTGRARWAARLTPRPPAFLLRAFTAVRRKAVDDAEHGRSTMATPVTFGLLTGLMPCAPLMAAQLNAAASGSAVSGAVAMFAFGLGTAPLMLGFGTASGLLPRQWKERMMTALAVVVIVFGVTYLNRGAMLLGSPVTLQSARNAVFGQSEGVDAAGYAIAPDGVTEVSLVIEGTRFVPETLSIPAGTPVRLIVDRRESSPCSDQLAVPALGVLADLADNATTVVELPATADGRYTLTCGMGMMSGSLVVGGSGSATAPTASTATPAETPSIPACACCGNSGTDETIEGAASVEGDVQRMSVDVTNGYDPNVIRLTAGVPAEITFSQASGCMAEVMSEDLGFYEDLTGGPKTIRIEADALQPGEYSFSCGMRMVFGTIIVE